The following are encoded together in the Humulus lupulus chromosome 5, drHumLupu1.1, whole genome shotgun sequence genome:
- the LOC133834339 gene encoding autophagy-related protein 13a isoform X4 translates to MDLHSNPPSELGKLEHIVSQFLLKSLHIILDSRIPSLRPHDRSGDLSSVSRVKKSDKWFNLIRGDRPAALENLNFWHRNVVDPMIIDIILVHEGLNSSSVDNLYTASTVGTPAETVIERWVVQYESPRVVAPQTGEMSVSYKKTYQKSIVLLRALYSLMRLLPAHKIFKQLTSSSHTYNFDIIYKVSSFGDPFTRPEEKLMEEYSFTPVEAFPGRLCMSVTYHSSLSNFNLEPSTAMPPKIITDYVGSPATDPLRSFPASDKGVRATSFPLRGVQSPSSAQSERPHSWTSGFHRPGPFIQNQTLFGSPPAYRPSPTSSDFPSSPNDMYPIRVQNRLLSYQKTIGFDEYQLSPPFSSSPSPSPSPSPPTYFYNGNPNSMQARRHSETAPVSIPSTMTARGSRYISSNFSDPNRNSLPPLSPRSTRNDTSSQESPSGIRSLRRLDPSRAGETPTGNSNHFTGPKALKDSKDDSGRFSGPLSSSDSPRVGFSPGSGRLSFQDDSDDLGFSCPFDVDDLPDFHPSQNLSGKRSSDSSSLSQTMVRKSQSHDAAVGVLVHMLRNAPPLRQDSSCYSTNSFKAEPDGGITTASGFFMPRKAADALEELRSYREMKDLLLSKSGTRVVSKEA, encoded by the exons ATGGATTTGCATAGTAACCCTCCATCCGAACTGGGGAAATTGGAACATATCGTTTCTCAATTTCTTTTGAAGAGCTTGCATATTATTTTGGACTCTAGGATTCCTTCTTTGCGCCCTCATGATCGTAGTGGCGACCTTTCGTCGGTATCTCGAGTGAAAAAGAGTGACAAATGGTTCAACTTAATACGAGGAGATCGCCCTGCAGCATtagaaaatttgaatttttggcaTAGAAATGTGGTGGATCCGATGATAATCGACATAATACTTGTTCATGAAGGGCTCAACTCTTCATCCGTGGACAATCTATACACTGCATCAACAGTCGGGACGCCTGCTGAGACGGTTATAGAGAGGTGGGTTGTTCAGTATGAATCCCCTAGGGTGGTAGCTCCTCAAACTGGTGAAATGTCTGTCTCTTACAAAAAGACATATCAGAAGTCGATAGTACTTCTACGTGCTCTGTATTCGCTGATGAGACTTCTGCCAGCTCACAAGATCTTTAAACAGCTAACTAGCTCTAGTCATACTTATAATTTTGATATTATTTACAAGGTTTCTTCTTTTGGGGATCCATTCACTAGGCCAGAGGAGAAATTGATGGAAGAATATAGTTTCACGCCCGTGGAGGCTTTTCCTGGCCGTCTTTGTATGTCTGTAACTTACCATTCCAGCCTATCCAATTTTAATCTTGAGCCTTCAACAGCAATGCCGCCTAAGATAATTACAGATTATGTTGGTAGCCCTGCTACTGACCCTCTGAGATCTTTCCCTGCTTCAGACAAGGGCGTCCGTGCAACTTCCTTTCCATTGAGAGGGGTTCAATCTCCATCTTCTGCACAGTCTGAACGCCCACACAGCTGGACAAGTGGTTTTCACAGGCCTGGACCCTTTATTCAGAACCAAACACTTTTTGGATCTCCACCTGCATATCGTCCATCTCCTACGTCATCTGATTTTCCGTCATCACCTAATGATATGTATCCTATCAGAGTCCAAAACCGATTGCTAAGCTATCAAAAGACAATCGGTTTCGATGAGTATCAGCTTTCACCTCCATTTTCATCGtctccatctccatctccatctccatctcccCCTACATACTTCTACAATGGTAACCCTAATTCAATGCAAGCCCGTAGACATTCAGAAACTGCCCCTGTATCTATTCCATCAACAATGACAGCAAGAGGGTCTAGATACATTTCTTCCAATTTTTCCGATCCAAATAGAAATTCTCTTCCTCCGTTATCCCCCAGAAGCACAAGAAATGATACTTCATCACAGGAGTCTCCATCTGGGATCAGGTCATTACGAAGATTAGATCCTTCGAGGGCTGGAGAAACCCCAACTGGAAATTCAAATCATTTCACTGGTCCGAAG GCCTTAAAAGATAGTAAAGATGATTCAGGGCGGTTTTCAGGACCATTGTCTTCCAGCGACTCACCACGAGTTGGGTTCTCTCCAGGCTCCGGCAGATTGTCTTTTCAGGATGACTCAGATGATCTTGGCTTCTCATGTCCTTTTGATGTTGATGATTTACCAGATTTTCATCCCAG TCAAAATCTTTCTGGCAAAAGATCTTCCGACTCTTCTTCACTGTCGCAGACCATGGTTCGAAAATCACAGTCACATGATGCAGCTGTTGGTGTTCTTGTTCACATGCTGAGGAATGCACCTCCTCTGCGTCAAGATTCGAGCTGTTACTCAACCAACTCCTTCAAGGCTGAACCTGATGGTGGAATCACTACTGCTTCAGGCTTCTTTATGCCCCGAAAGGCAGCTGATGCACTCGAAGAGCTTCGAAGTTACAGAGAAATGAAAGACCTCCTCCTCTCTAAAAGTGGAACTAGGGTGGTTTCCAAAGAAGCATAG
- the LOC133834339 gene encoding autophagy-related protein 13a isoform X1 codes for MIRRRRRTTTTLTTVTLFLTLLSIALKLVWFAWLDHKASVWIKGMDLHSNPPSELGKLEHIVSQFLLKSLHIILDSRIPSLRPHDRSGDLSSVSRVKKSDKWFNLIRGDRPAALENLNFWHRNVVDPMIIDIILVHEGLNSSSVDNLYTASTVGTPAETVIERWVVQYESPRVVAPQTGEMSVSYKKTYQKSIVLLRALYSLMRLLPAHKIFKQLTSSSHTYNFDIIYKVSSFGDPFTRPEEKLMEEYSFTPVEAFPGRLCMSVTYHSSLSNFNLEPSTAMPPKIITDYVGSPATDPLRSFPASDKGVRATSFPLRGVQSPSSAQSERPHSWTSGFHRPGPFIQNQTLFGSPPAYRPSPTSSDFPSSPNDMYPIRVQNRLLSYQKTIGFDEYQLSPPFSSSPSPSPSPSPPTYFYNGNPNSMQARRHSETAPVSIPSTMTARGSRYISSNFSDPNRNSLPPLSPRSTRNDTSSQESPSGIRSLRRLDPSRAGETPTGNSNHFTGPKALKDSKDDSGRFSGPLSSSDSPRVGFSPGSGRLSFQDDSDDLGFSCPFDVDDLPDFHPSQNLSGKRSSDSSSLSQTMVRKSQSHDAAVGVLVHMLRNAPPLRQDSSCYSTNSFKAEPDGGITTASGFFMPRKAADALEELRSYREMKDLLLSKSGTRVVSKEA; via the exons ATGATTCGCAGAAGACGACGAACAACAACAACTTTAACCACCGTTACTCTCTTTCTTACCCTTTTG TCAATTGCCTTAAAGCTTGTGTGGTTCGCATGGTTAGATCATAAAGCTTCAGTTTGGATTAAG GGTATGGATTTGCATAGTAACCCTCCATCCGAACTGGGGAAATTGGAACATATCGTTTCTCAATTTCTTTTGAAGAGCTTGCATATTATTTTGGACTCTAGGATTCCTTCTTTGCGCCCTCATGATCGTAGTGGCGACCTTTCGTCGGTATCTCGAGTGAAAAAGAGTGACAAATGGTTCAACTTAATACGAGGAGATCGCCCTGCAGCATtagaaaatttgaatttttggcaTAGAAATGTGGTGGATCCGATGATAATCGACATAATACTTGTTCATGAAGGGCTCAACTCTTCATCCGTGGACAATCTATACACTGCATCAACAGTCGGGACGCCTGCTGAGACGGTTATAGAGAGGTGGGTTGTTCAGTATGAATCCCCTAGGGTGGTAGCTCCTCAAACTGGTGAAATGTCTGTCTCTTACAAAAAGACATATCAGAAGTCGATAGTACTTCTACGTGCTCTGTATTCGCTGATGAGACTTCTGCCAGCTCACAAGATCTTTAAACAGCTAACTAGCTCTAGTCATACTTATAATTTTGATATTATTTACAAGGTTTCTTCTTTTGGGGATCCATTCACTAGGCCAGAGGAGAAATTGATGGAAGAATATAGTTTCACGCCCGTGGAGGCTTTTCCTGGCCGTCTTTGTATGTCTGTAACTTACCATTCCAGCCTATCCAATTTTAATCTTGAGCCTTCAACAGCAATGCCGCCTAAGATAATTACAGATTATGTTGGTAGCCCTGCTACTGACCCTCTGAGATCTTTCCCTGCTTCAGACAAGGGCGTCCGTGCAACTTCCTTTCCATTGAGAGGGGTTCAATCTCCATCTTCTGCACAGTCTGAACGCCCACACAGCTGGACAAGTGGTTTTCACAGGCCTGGACCCTTTATTCAGAACCAAACACTTTTTGGATCTCCACCTGCATATCGTCCATCTCCTACGTCATCTGATTTTCCGTCATCACCTAATGATATGTATCCTATCAGAGTCCAAAACCGATTGCTAAGCTATCAAAAGACAATCGGTTTCGATGAGTATCAGCTTTCACCTCCATTTTCATCGtctccatctccatctccatctccatctcccCCTACATACTTCTACAATGGTAACCCTAATTCAATGCAAGCCCGTAGACATTCAGAAACTGCCCCTGTATCTATTCCATCAACAATGACAGCAAGAGGGTCTAGATACATTTCTTCCAATTTTTCCGATCCAAATAGAAATTCTCTTCCTCCGTTATCCCCCAGAAGCACAAGAAATGATACTTCATCACAGGAGTCTCCATCTGGGATCAGGTCATTACGAAGATTAGATCCTTCGAGGGCTGGAGAAACCCCAACTGGAAATTCAAATCATTTCACTGGTCCGAAG GCCTTAAAAGATAGTAAAGATGATTCAGGGCGGTTTTCAGGACCATTGTCTTCCAGCGACTCACCACGAGTTGGGTTCTCTCCAGGCTCCGGCAGATTGTCTTTTCAGGATGACTCAGATGATCTTGGCTTCTCATGTCCTTTTGATGTTGATGATTTACCAGATTTTCATCCCAG TCAAAATCTTTCTGGCAAAAGATCTTCCGACTCTTCTTCACTGTCGCAGACCATGGTTCGAAAATCACAGTCACATGATGCAGCTGTTGGTGTTCTTGTTCACATGCTGAGGAATGCACCTCCTCTGCGTCAAGATTCGAGCTGTTACTCAACCAACTCCTTCAAGGCTGAACCTGATGGTGGAATCACTACTGCTTCAGGCTTCTTTATGCCCCGAAAGGCAGCTGATGCACTCGAAGAGCTTCGAAGTTACAGAGAAATGAAAGACCTCCTCCTCTCTAAAAGTGGAACTAGGGTGGTTTCCAAAGAAGCATAG
- the LOC133834339 gene encoding autophagy-related protein 13a isoform X3, protein MIRRRRRTTTTLTTVTLFLTLLGMDLHSNPPSELGKLEHIVSQFLLKSLHIILDSRIPSLRPHDRSGDLSSVSRVKKSDKWFNLIRGDRPAALENLNFWHRNVVDPMIIDIILVHEGLNSSSVDNLYTASTVGTPAETVIERWVVQYESPRVVAPQTGEMSVSYKKTYQKSIVLLRALYSLMRLLPAHKIFKQLTSSSHTYNFDIIYKVSSFGDPFTRPEEKLMEEYSFTPVEAFPGRLCMSVTYHSSLSNFNLEPSTAMPPKIITDYVGSPATDPLRSFPASDKGVRATSFPLRGVQSPSSAQSERPHSWTSGFHRPGPFIQNQTLFGSPPAYRPSPTSSDFPSSPNDMYPIRVQNRLLSYQKTIGFDEYQLSPPFSSSPSPSPSPSPPTYFYNGNPNSMQARRHSETAPVSIPSTMTARGSRYISSNFSDPNRNSLPPLSPRSTRNDTSSQESPSGIRSLRRLDPSRAGETPTGNSNHFTGPKALKDSKDDSGRFSGPLSSSDSPRVGFSPGSGRLSFQDDSDDLGFSCPFDVDDLPDFHPSQNLSGKRSSDSSSLSQTMVRKSQSHDAAVGVLVHMLRNAPPLRQDSSCYSTNSFKAEPDGGITTASGFFMPRKAADALEELRSYREMKDLLLSKSGTRVVSKEA, encoded by the exons ATGATTCGCAGAAGACGACGAACAACAACAACTTTAACCACCGTTACTCTCTTTCTTACCCTTTTG GGTATGGATTTGCATAGTAACCCTCCATCCGAACTGGGGAAATTGGAACATATCGTTTCTCAATTTCTTTTGAAGAGCTTGCATATTATTTTGGACTCTAGGATTCCTTCTTTGCGCCCTCATGATCGTAGTGGCGACCTTTCGTCGGTATCTCGAGTGAAAAAGAGTGACAAATGGTTCAACTTAATACGAGGAGATCGCCCTGCAGCATtagaaaatttgaatttttggcaTAGAAATGTGGTGGATCCGATGATAATCGACATAATACTTGTTCATGAAGGGCTCAACTCTTCATCCGTGGACAATCTATACACTGCATCAACAGTCGGGACGCCTGCTGAGACGGTTATAGAGAGGTGGGTTGTTCAGTATGAATCCCCTAGGGTGGTAGCTCCTCAAACTGGTGAAATGTCTGTCTCTTACAAAAAGACATATCAGAAGTCGATAGTACTTCTACGTGCTCTGTATTCGCTGATGAGACTTCTGCCAGCTCACAAGATCTTTAAACAGCTAACTAGCTCTAGTCATACTTATAATTTTGATATTATTTACAAGGTTTCTTCTTTTGGGGATCCATTCACTAGGCCAGAGGAGAAATTGATGGAAGAATATAGTTTCACGCCCGTGGAGGCTTTTCCTGGCCGTCTTTGTATGTCTGTAACTTACCATTCCAGCCTATCCAATTTTAATCTTGAGCCTTCAACAGCAATGCCGCCTAAGATAATTACAGATTATGTTGGTAGCCCTGCTACTGACCCTCTGAGATCTTTCCCTGCTTCAGACAAGGGCGTCCGTGCAACTTCCTTTCCATTGAGAGGGGTTCAATCTCCATCTTCTGCACAGTCTGAACGCCCACACAGCTGGACAAGTGGTTTTCACAGGCCTGGACCCTTTATTCAGAACCAAACACTTTTTGGATCTCCACCTGCATATCGTCCATCTCCTACGTCATCTGATTTTCCGTCATCACCTAATGATATGTATCCTATCAGAGTCCAAAACCGATTGCTAAGCTATCAAAAGACAATCGGTTTCGATGAGTATCAGCTTTCACCTCCATTTTCATCGtctccatctccatctccatctccatctcccCCTACATACTTCTACAATGGTAACCCTAATTCAATGCAAGCCCGTAGACATTCAGAAACTGCCCCTGTATCTATTCCATCAACAATGACAGCAAGAGGGTCTAGATACATTTCTTCCAATTTTTCCGATCCAAATAGAAATTCTCTTCCTCCGTTATCCCCCAGAAGCACAAGAAATGATACTTCATCACAGGAGTCTCCATCTGGGATCAGGTCATTACGAAGATTAGATCCTTCGAGGGCTGGAGAAACCCCAACTGGAAATTCAAATCATTTCACTGGTCCGAAG GCCTTAAAAGATAGTAAAGATGATTCAGGGCGGTTTTCAGGACCATTGTCTTCCAGCGACTCACCACGAGTTGGGTTCTCTCCAGGCTCCGGCAGATTGTCTTTTCAGGATGACTCAGATGATCTTGGCTTCTCATGTCCTTTTGATGTTGATGATTTACCAGATTTTCATCCCAG TCAAAATCTTTCTGGCAAAAGATCTTCCGACTCTTCTTCACTGTCGCAGACCATGGTTCGAAAATCACAGTCACATGATGCAGCTGTTGGTGTTCTTGTTCACATGCTGAGGAATGCACCTCCTCTGCGTCAAGATTCGAGCTGTTACTCAACCAACTCCTTCAAGGCTGAACCTGATGGTGGAATCACTACTGCTTCAGGCTTCTTTATGCCCCGAAAGGCAGCTGATGCACTCGAAGAGCTTCGAAGTTACAGAGAAATGAAAGACCTCCTCCTCTCTAAAAGTGGAACTAGGGTGGTTTCCAAAGAAGCATAG
- the LOC133834339 gene encoding autophagy-related protein 13a isoform X2, producing MIRRRRRTTTTLTTVTLFLTLLLSQGMDLHSNPPSELGKLEHIVSQFLLKSLHIILDSRIPSLRPHDRSGDLSSVSRVKKSDKWFNLIRGDRPAALENLNFWHRNVVDPMIIDIILVHEGLNSSSVDNLYTASTVGTPAETVIERWVVQYESPRVVAPQTGEMSVSYKKTYQKSIVLLRALYSLMRLLPAHKIFKQLTSSSHTYNFDIIYKVSSFGDPFTRPEEKLMEEYSFTPVEAFPGRLCMSVTYHSSLSNFNLEPSTAMPPKIITDYVGSPATDPLRSFPASDKGVRATSFPLRGVQSPSSAQSERPHSWTSGFHRPGPFIQNQTLFGSPPAYRPSPTSSDFPSSPNDMYPIRVQNRLLSYQKTIGFDEYQLSPPFSSSPSPSPSPSPPTYFYNGNPNSMQARRHSETAPVSIPSTMTARGSRYISSNFSDPNRNSLPPLSPRSTRNDTSSQESPSGIRSLRRLDPSRAGETPTGNSNHFTGPKALKDSKDDSGRFSGPLSSSDSPRVGFSPGSGRLSFQDDSDDLGFSCPFDVDDLPDFHPSQNLSGKRSSDSSSLSQTMVRKSQSHDAAVGVLVHMLRNAPPLRQDSSCYSTNSFKAEPDGGITTASGFFMPRKAADALEELRSYREMKDLLLSKSGTRVVSKEA from the exons ATGATTCGCAGAAGACGACGAACAACAACAACTTTAACCACCGTTACTCTCTTTCTTACCCTTTTG CTTTCTCAGGGTATGGATTTGCATAGTAACCCTCCATCCGAACTGGGGAAATTGGAACATATCGTTTCTCAATTTCTTTTGAAGAGCTTGCATATTATTTTGGACTCTAGGATTCCTTCTTTGCGCCCTCATGATCGTAGTGGCGACCTTTCGTCGGTATCTCGAGTGAAAAAGAGTGACAAATGGTTCAACTTAATACGAGGAGATCGCCCTGCAGCATtagaaaatttgaatttttggcaTAGAAATGTGGTGGATCCGATGATAATCGACATAATACTTGTTCATGAAGGGCTCAACTCTTCATCCGTGGACAATCTATACACTGCATCAACAGTCGGGACGCCTGCTGAGACGGTTATAGAGAGGTGGGTTGTTCAGTATGAATCCCCTAGGGTGGTAGCTCCTCAAACTGGTGAAATGTCTGTCTCTTACAAAAAGACATATCAGAAGTCGATAGTACTTCTACGTGCTCTGTATTCGCTGATGAGACTTCTGCCAGCTCACAAGATCTTTAAACAGCTAACTAGCTCTAGTCATACTTATAATTTTGATATTATTTACAAGGTTTCTTCTTTTGGGGATCCATTCACTAGGCCAGAGGAGAAATTGATGGAAGAATATAGTTTCACGCCCGTGGAGGCTTTTCCTGGCCGTCTTTGTATGTCTGTAACTTACCATTCCAGCCTATCCAATTTTAATCTTGAGCCTTCAACAGCAATGCCGCCTAAGATAATTACAGATTATGTTGGTAGCCCTGCTACTGACCCTCTGAGATCTTTCCCTGCTTCAGACAAGGGCGTCCGTGCAACTTCCTTTCCATTGAGAGGGGTTCAATCTCCATCTTCTGCACAGTCTGAACGCCCACACAGCTGGACAAGTGGTTTTCACAGGCCTGGACCCTTTATTCAGAACCAAACACTTTTTGGATCTCCACCTGCATATCGTCCATCTCCTACGTCATCTGATTTTCCGTCATCACCTAATGATATGTATCCTATCAGAGTCCAAAACCGATTGCTAAGCTATCAAAAGACAATCGGTTTCGATGAGTATCAGCTTTCACCTCCATTTTCATCGtctccatctccatctccatctccatctcccCCTACATACTTCTACAATGGTAACCCTAATTCAATGCAAGCCCGTAGACATTCAGAAACTGCCCCTGTATCTATTCCATCAACAATGACAGCAAGAGGGTCTAGATACATTTCTTCCAATTTTTCCGATCCAAATAGAAATTCTCTTCCTCCGTTATCCCCCAGAAGCACAAGAAATGATACTTCATCACAGGAGTCTCCATCTGGGATCAGGTCATTACGAAGATTAGATCCTTCGAGGGCTGGAGAAACCCCAACTGGAAATTCAAATCATTTCACTGGTCCGAAG GCCTTAAAAGATAGTAAAGATGATTCAGGGCGGTTTTCAGGACCATTGTCTTCCAGCGACTCACCACGAGTTGGGTTCTCTCCAGGCTCCGGCAGATTGTCTTTTCAGGATGACTCAGATGATCTTGGCTTCTCATGTCCTTTTGATGTTGATGATTTACCAGATTTTCATCCCAG TCAAAATCTTTCTGGCAAAAGATCTTCCGACTCTTCTTCACTGTCGCAGACCATGGTTCGAAAATCACAGTCACATGATGCAGCTGTTGGTGTTCTTGTTCACATGCTGAGGAATGCACCTCCTCTGCGTCAAGATTCGAGCTGTTACTCAACCAACTCCTTCAAGGCTGAACCTGATGGTGGAATCACTACTGCTTCAGGCTTCTTTATGCCCCGAAAGGCAGCTGATGCACTCGAAGAGCTTCGAAGTTACAGAGAAATGAAAGACCTCCTCCTCTCTAAAAGTGGAACTAGGGTGGTTTCCAAAGAAGCATAG